One Camelus ferus isolate YT-003-E chromosome 21, BCGSAC_Cfer_1.0, whole genome shotgun sequence genomic region harbors:
- the LOC102518982 gene encoding olfactory receptor 10J5 has product MQRKNFTEVVEFIFLGFSIFGKHQITLFVVFLTIYIFTLIENIIIVTIICIDRHLHTPMYFFLSMLASSETVYTLVIVPRMLSSLIFHSHPISLSGCATQMFFFITLATNNCFLLTAMGCDHYVAICKPLRYTVIMNRGMCARLMCGSFGTGLVMAVLHVTAMFSLPFCGTVVDHFFCDIYPVMKLSCIDTTVSEIINYGVSSFVIFVPVGLIFFSYVLIISSILKIPSAKGRKKAFATCASYLTVVIVHYGCASIAYLKPKSENSVEKDLLISVTYTIITPMLNPVIYTVRNKEVKDALRRAVGQKHFLTDGIIFSGDL; this is encoded by the coding sequence ATGCaaagaaagaacttcacagaAGTGGTGGAATTCATCTTCCTGGGATTCTCTATCTTTGGAAAGCACCAGATAACCCTCTTTGTGGTTTTCCTCACCATCTACATTTTCACTTTGATTGAGAACATCATCATTGTGACTATCATCTGCATTGACCGTCATCTCCACacacccatgtacttcttcctaaGCATGCTAGCTAGTTCAGAGACAGTGTACACACTGGTCATTGTCCCACGAATGCTTTCCAGTCTCATTTTTCATAGCCATCCTATCTCCTTGTCAGGCTGTGCGACCcagatgttctttttcattaccttGGCCACTAATAACTGCTTCTTGCTGACAGCAATGGGCTGTGACCactatgtggccatctgcaagcccctGAGATACACAGTCATCATGAACAGAGGAATGTGTGCCAGGTTAATGTGTGGGTCCTTTGGCACTGGGCTGGTTATGGCAGTTCTCCATGTAACGGCCATGTTCAGTTTGCCCTTCTGTGGCACAGTGGTGGaccacttcttctgtgacatTTACCCAGTCATGAAACTTTCTTGCATTGATACCACTGTCAGCGAGATCATCAATTATggtgtaagttcatttgtgatttttgtgCCTGTGGGCCTGATCTTCTTCTCCTACGTCCTCATTATCTCCTCCATCCTTAAGATACCCTCAGCCAAGGGCCGGAAGAAGGCCTTTGCCACCTGTGCTTCCTACCTCACTGTGGTCATCGTCCACTATGGCTGTGCCTCCATCGCCTACCTCAAGCCCAAGTCAGAAAACTCAGTAGAGAAAGATCTTCTTATCTCTGTGACCTACACCATCATCACGCCCATGCTGAACCCTGTCATTTACACTGTGAGGAACAAGGAAGTCAAGGATGCCCTACGCAGAGCGGTAGGGCAGAAACACTTTTTAACAGATGGGATCATTTTTTCAGGAGACCTTTAG